A stretch of Cynocephalus volans isolate mCynVol1 chromosome 9, mCynVol1.pri, whole genome shotgun sequence DNA encodes these proteins:
- the UTP3 gene encoding something about silencing protein 10 codes for MVGRSRRRGAAKWAAVRAKAGRRSEDENEDDLGLPPSPGDSSYYQDQVDNFHEARSRAALAKGWSEVESGDEEEGEEEEEEEVLALDIDDEDDEDGGSAGDEDGDDGESSVQSETEPSVDPSLSWGQRKKLYYDTDYGSKSRGRQSQQEVEEEEREEEEEAQVIQRRLAQALQEDDFGVAWVEAFAKPVPQVAEAETRVVKDLAKVSVKEKLKMLRKESPELLELIEDLKIKLTEVKDELEPLLHLVEKGIIPPGEGSQYLRTKYNLYLNYCSNITFYLILKARRVPAHEHPVIERLVTYRNLINKLSVVDEKLSSEIRHLLTFKNDAVKKELNPKAKSTKAKPKSLSETSAAASVVTNLSDDSDFDEEAALKYYKEIEDRQKLKRKKEQNSTEEQALGDQNAKRAITYQIAKNRGLTPRRKKIDRNPRVKHREKFRRAKIRRRGQVREVRREEQRYSGELSGIRAGVKKSIKLK; via the coding sequence ATGGTGGGAAGGTCCCGGCGGCGCGGAGCGGCCAAGTGGGCAGCTGTGCGAGCCAAGGCAGGTCGCAGGTCCGAGGACGAAAATGAAGACGATTTAGGATTGCCACCGTCACCAGGCGACTCCAGCTACTACCAAGATCAGGTAGATAATTTCCATGAGGCACGATCCCGGGCCGCCTTGGCTAAGGGCTGGAGCGAAGTAGAGAGTGGAGATGAGGAGGAGGgcgaagaggaggaggaggaggaggtgctaGCCTTAGATATTGACGATGAGGACGACGAAGATGGAGGGAGTGCGGGCGATGAGGATGGTGATGATGGCGAGAGCTCCGTGCAGAGTGAGACTGAGCCCTCTGTGGATCCCAGTTTGTCGTGGGGTCAGAGGAAAAAACTTTACTATGACACGGACTATGGTTCCAAGTCCCGAGGCCGGCAGAGTCAACAAGaagtagaagaggaggaaagggaggaggaggaggaagcacagGTCATTCAGCGGCGCCTAGCCCAAGCCCTGCAAGAGGATGATTTTGGGGTCGCCTGGGTAGAGGCCTTTGCAAAACCGGTGCCTCAGGTAGCCGAGGCTGAGACACGGGTCGTGAAGGATTTGGCCAAAGTTTCTGTAAAAGAGAAGCTGAAGATGTTGCGAAAGGAGTCACCAGAGCTCTTGGAGCTTATAGAAGATCTGAAAATCAAGTTGACAGAGGTGAAGGATGAGCTGGAGCCATTGTTACATTTGGTGGAGAAAGGGATCATTCCACCCGGAGAAGGAAGCCAGTACTTGAGGACCAAGTACAACCTCTATTTGAACTATTGCTCCAACATCACCTTTTATTTGATCCTGAAAGCTAGGAGAGTCCCTGCACATGAACATCCTGTCATAGAAAGACTTGTTACCTACCGAAATTTGATCAACAAGCTATCGGTTGTGGATGAGAAGCTGTCCTCTGAAATTCGTCATCTACTCACATTTAAGAATGATGCTGTAAAGAAAGAACTGAATCCAAAAGCAAAATCCACCAAGGCCAAGCCAAAGTCCCTTTCAGAGacttctgctgctgcttctgttgtTACAAATCTTTCTGATGATTCTGATTTTGATGAAGAAGCTGCTCTGAAATACTATAAAGAAATCGAAGACAGGCAAAagttgaagagaaagaaagaacaaaatagcaCTGAAGAACAGGCTCTTGGAGATCAAAATGCAAAGAGAGCCATTACCTATCAGATTGCTAAAAATAGGGGACTTACTCCTAGGAGAAAGAAGATTGATCGCAATCCCAGGgtgaaacacagagagaaattCAGAAGAGCCAAAATTCGCAGAAGAGGCCAGGTTCGGGAAGTTCGTAGAGAAGAGCAACGTTATAGTGGTGAATTATCTGGCATTCGTGCAGGAGTTAAAAAGAGCATTAAGCTTAAATAG